One segment of Daphnia magna isolate NIES linkage group LG2, ASM2063170v1.1, whole genome shotgun sequence DNA contains the following:
- the LOC116917411 gene encoding huntingtin-interacting protein K has product MDESDLDKPQDSKGQKKSTRQHDGGAADLEKVTDYEEERVVLSQDITGAINFLDNRRSKEEAERQAKERELAKVSIKKEDVEVLIKETEIPRIKAERILRENKGDLASALRQVINC; this is encoded by the exons ATGGATGAGAGCGATTTAGACAAACCCCAAGATtcaaaaggacaaaaaaagTCTACTAGGCAGCACGATGGCGGTGCAGCAGATCTGGAAAAGGTCACTGATTACGAAGAGGAGCGAGTCGTTTTGTCACAAGACATCACTGGG GCCATCAATTTCCTTGATAACCGCAGAAGCAAAGAGGAAGCTGAACGCCAAGCCAAAGAGCGTGAATTGGCTAAAGTTTCAATCAAGAAAGAGGATGTTGAAGTTTTG aTCAAGGAAACTGAAATTCCAAGAATAAAGGCAGAAAGAATCTTAAGAGAAAACAAGGGTGATCTGGCATCTGCCTTGAGACAAGTCATAAATTGTTGA